A region from the Canis aureus isolate CA01 chromosome 8, VMU_Caureus_v.1.0, whole genome shotgun sequence genome encodes:
- the PERCC1 gene encoding protein PERCC1 — MAAGVIRPLCDFQLPLSTRRPFLPPDPEPQGPSEDEDEDEDEEEEDEEEDEEQPQVEGLGGRSPALQASGWAPEAAPPGPSSPETPLQLLRFSELISGDIQRYFGRKDREQDPDACDIYADDSSARDPQGADAARLAPGGPPDGDEAAEPGVLSPRGPEGCTRGLGPLAELFDYGLRQYPGPGAPGRWLRLERKYGHIVPMTQRKLPLSFWEEPAPSPLGLLRPGTPDFSDLLASWAVETGPELPGGGAPALDGAQLAEA; from the coding sequence ATGGCCGCGGGCGTGATCCGGCCTCTCTGTGACTTCCAGCTGCCCCTGTCCACCCGCCGACCCTTCCTGCCCCCAGACCCGGAGCCCCAGGGCCCTTctgaggacgaggacgaggacgaggacgaggaggaggaggacgaggaggaggacgaggagcaGCCGCaggtggaggggctggggggccgcAGCCCGGCGCTCCAGGCCTCGGGGTGGGCCCCCGAAGCAGCCCCTCCAGGGCCCAGCAGCCCCGAGACGCCCCTGCAGCTGCTGCGCTTCTCTGAGCTCATCAGTGGCGACATCCAGCGGTACTTCGGCCGCAAGGACAGGGAGCAGGACCCGGACGCCTGCGACATCTATGCGGACGACAGCTCGGCCCGGGACCCCCAGGGTGCTGACGCGGCACGCCTGGCCCCCGGGGGGCCCCCAGACGGCGATGAGGCCGCGGAGCCCGGGGTCCTGtcccccaggggtcccgaggggTGCACGCGTGGGCTGGGGCCCCTGGCCGAGCTCTTCGACTACGGGCTGCGGCAGTacccggggcccggggcgcccGGCCGGTGGCTCAGGCTGGAGCGCAAATACGGCCACATTGTCCCCATGACCCAGAGGAAGCTGCCTCTGTCCTTCTGGGAGGAgccggcccccagccccctgggccTACTCCGCCCCGGCACCCCTGACTTCAGCGACCTGCTGGCCAGCTGGGCAGTGGAGACGGGCCCTGAGCTGCCCGGGGGAGGGGCCCCAGCCCTGGACGGCGCGCAGCTGGCCGAGGCCTAG
- the CCDC154 gene encoding coiled-coil domain-containing protein 154 has translation MPSAFPGVGQPEPSPPGTRLCDSAGRARVSPVHTLSRRSDWGPCALSSTGSQPPLAARRHLPAELATSNPSSGASPLSQTSTVTLGDPGLPPEEGLASPELLSLEENSENYESSHLASATSVPERDSPGHWRQLEQWVADLQAEVASLRGHKDRCERAMLSLLREMLQLRACGQLQDAELKRLQQDVRQAVQAPDKEALECPGAQNQNHMQTLDKRLVEVREALTQIRRKQVLQDSERKDAEQEASLRWAELAGKLEQEEQLREAACSALQKSQDEASRRVDREVARMQAQVTKLGEEMSLRFLKREAKLCSFLQKSFLALEKRMKASESTRLKAESSLRGELDSRCQRLQDLADERAQALQGQQEQQEECRLLEQCRDLDQAVIQLTNFVRQNQVSLNRILLAKQEAWDSKGQAEESRAGELAAYVQESLAAMQLAGELAQREAHGALQLLREKSQALEESLAELGKQVKDLSDHFVALSWRLDLQEQMLRLRLSEAKREWEGLEQKSLEGLVQCRKEVEAHLREVWERVDSLPRQIEAVSDKCVLRKSDSDLRISAEGKAREFDVEAMRQELAAVLSSVQLLKEGNPGRKIAEIQGQLATFQNQIMKLETSIQDNRTIQNLKFNTETRLCMEEMASLRESVLRLQSDEGPWALTLGSRRVLVSLGRQQFFIKDSALGEAVSVNRWGMYQTVRWLQWKAVLMSLVAPRRPSTFSKKPFGWGPARRLTALPLSQK, from the exons ATGCCGT CTGCATTCCCTGGGGTCGGGCAGCCGGAGCCGAGTCCTCCGGGGACCAGGCTTTGTGACTCCGCTGGACGGGCCAGGGTGAGCCCGGTGCACACGCTCAGTCGCCGCAGTGATTGGGGTCCCTGTGCCCTAAGCTCCACCGGGAGCCAGCCCCCTCTAGCAGCCCGGAGGCACCTTCCTGCGGAGCTGGCTACTAGCAACCCCTCGTCGGGGGCTTCACCCCTTTCCCAAACGAGCACTGTCACCCTGGGGGACCCGGGGCTCCCCCCGGAGGAAGGACTGGCCAGCCCCGAGCTCCTGAGCCTGGAGGAGAACTCCGAGAACTATGAGTCCAGCCACCTGGCATCTGCCACCTCCGTCCCGGAGCGGGACTCGCCTGGGCACTGGAGGCAGCTGGAGCAGTG GGTGGCCGACCTGCAGGCAGAGGTGGCGTCCCTGCGGGGACACAAGGACCGCTGCGAGCGAGCCATGCTGAGCCTGCTCCGGGAGATGCTCCAGCTGCGGGCCTGTGGGCAGCTGCAGGACGCAGAGCTCAAGAGGCTGCAGCAGGACGTGCGGCAGGCGGTCCAGGCACCCGACAAGGAGGCCCTGGAG TGCCCTGGTGCCCAGAACCAGAACCACATGCAGACCCTGGACAAGAG GCTGGTGGAGGTCCGGGAGGCGCTGACTCAGATCAGGAGAAAGCAGGTGCTCCAGGACTCTGAGCGGAAGGACGCGGAGCAGGAGGCCAGCCTCAG GTGGGCCGAGCTGGCTGGGAAGCTGGAGCAAGAGGAGCAGTTGCGGGAAGCGGCCTGCAGCGCCCTGCAGAAGAGCCAGGATGAGGCGAGCAGGAGGGTGGACCGTGAGGTGGCCAGGATGCAG GCCCAGGTGACCAAGCTCGGTGAGGAGATGAGCCTCCGCTTCCTGAAAAGGGAGGCCAAGCTGTGCAGCTTCCTGCAGAAGAGCTTCCTGGCTCTGGAGAAG AGAATGAAGGCCTCAGAGAGCACCCGGCTAAAGGCCGAGAGCAGCCTGCGGGGGGAGCTGGACAGCAGGTGTCAGAGGCTTCAGGACCTGGCGGATGAGCGTGCGCAGGCCCTGCAGGGGCAGCAGGAG CAGCAGGAAGAGTGCCGCCTGCTGGAACAGTGCCGGGACCTGGACCAGGCCGTGATCCAGCTGACCAACTTCGTGCGCCAGAACCAGGTGTCACTGAACCGCATCCTCCTGGCCAAGCAGGAGGCCTG GGACAGCAAGGGGCAGGCGGAGGAGAGCCGGGCCGGGGAGCTGGCTGCCTATGTACAGGAGAGCCTGGCAGCCATGCAGCTGGCTGGCGAGCTGGCCCAGCGGGAGGCCCACGGCGCACTGCAGCTG ctCCGAGAAAAGAGCCAGGCCCTGGAGGAGTCGCTGGCTGAGCTGGGGAAGCAGGTGAAGGACTTGAGTGACCACTTCGTggccctgagctggaggctggACCTGCAGGAACAGATGCTTAGGCTGCGGCTGAGTGAG GCCAAGAGGGAGTGGGAAGGCTTGGAGCAGAAATCCCTGGAAGGCCTGGTCCAGTGTCGGAAGGAGGTCGAGGCGCATCTGAGGGAGGTGTGGGAGCGAGTGGACAGCCTGCCCCGGCAG ATAGAGGCCGTCTCCGACAAGTGTGTCCTGCGCAAGAGTGACTCAGACCTCAGGATCTCGGCTGAGGGCAaagccag AGAGTTTGATGTCGAGGCCATGCGGCAGGAGCTGGCTGCGGTGCTCTCATCTGTGCAGCTGCTCAAGGAGGGAAACCCCGGGCGGAAGATCGCCGAGATCCAGGGCCAGCTGGCCACG TTTCAGAaccaaataatgaaactggagaCCAGCATCCAGGACAACAGAACCATCCAGAACCTCAAGTTTAATACAGAAACCAGGCTG TGCATGGAGGAGATGGCCAGCCTGCGGGAGAGTGTCCTGCGCCTGCAGAGTGATGAGGGCCCGTGGGCCCTGACGCTGGGCAGCAGGAGGGTCCTTGTGTCCCTGGGGAGGCAGCAGTTCTTCATCAAGGACTCGGCCCTGGGAGAGGCGGTCTCCGTGAACCGCTGGGGCATGTATCAGACcgtgag GTGGCTTCAGTGGAAGGCGGTCCTCATGAGCCTGGTGGCCCCGCGGAGGCCGAGCACGTTCTCGAAGAAGCCCTTCGGCTGGGGGCCTGCCCGCCGGCTCACAGCCTTGCCCctttctcagaaataa
- the CLCN7 gene encoding H(+)/Cl(-) exchange transporter 7 isoform X2, translating into MANVSKKVSWSGRDLDDDEAAPLLRRTARPGAPAGESAPLLNGAGPAAARQSPRSALFRIGQMSNVELDDELLDPEMDPPHPFPKEIPHNEKLLSLKYEAFRTVEMKRWVICAMIGILTGLVACFIDIVVENVAGLKYKIVKDNIDKFTERGGLSFSLLLWATLNSAFVLVGSAIVAFVEPVAAGSGIPQIKCFLNGVKIPHVVRLKTLVIKVSGVILSVVGGLAVGKEGPMIHSGSVIAAGISQGRSTSLKRDFKIFEYFRRDTEKRDFVSAGAAAGVSAAFGAPVGGVLFSLEEGASFWNQFLTWRIFFASMISTFTLNFVLSIYHGNIWDLSSPGLINFGRFDTETMVYTIHEIPIFIAMGVVGGILGAVFNALNYWLTMFRIRYIHRPCLQVIEAMLVAAVTATVAFVLIYSSRDCQPLQGSSVSYPLQLFCADGEYNSMAAAFFNTPEKSVVSLFHDPPGSYNPMTLGLFTLVYFFLACWTYGLTVSAGVFIPSLLIGAAWGRLFGISLSYLTGAAIWADPGKYALMGAAAQLGGIVRMTLSLTVIMMEATSNVTYGFPIMLVLMTAKIVGDIFIEGLYDMHIQLQSVPFLHWEAPVTSHSLTAREVMSTPVTCLRRREKVGVIVDILSDTTSNHNGFPVVELAGDTQLARLQGLILRSQLIVLLKHKVFVERSSMGLVRRRLRLKDFRDAYPRFPPIQSIHVSQDERECTMDLSEFMNPSPYTVPQDASLPRVFKLFRALGLRHLVVVDNCNQVVGLVTRKDLARYRLGKGGLEELSLAQT; encoded by the exons GAGATGGACCCCCCTCATCCCTTCCCCAAGGAGATCCCGCACAACGAGAAGCTCCTGTCCCTCAAGTACGAG GCCTTCCGGACGGTGGAGATGAAGCGCTGGGTCATCTGTGCCATGATCGGGATCCTCACAGGCCTCGTGGCCTGCTTCATCGACATCGTGGTGGAGAACGTGGCCGGCCTGAAGTACAAGATCGTCAAGGACA ATATCGACAAGTTCACGGAAAGGGGTgggctctccttctcccttttgctGTGGGCCACACTGAACTCTGCGTTCGTGCTCGTGGGCTCTGCGATCGTCGCCTTTGTGGAG cCGGTCGCCGCTGGCAGCGGGATCCCACAGATCAAGTGCTTCCTCAACGGGGTGAAGATCCCCCATGTGGTTCGGCTCAAG ACCCTCGTCATCAAAGTGTCCGGCGTGATCCTGTCCGTGGTGGGCGGATTGGCAGTGGGGAAG GAGGGGCCAATGATTCACTCGGGCTCCGTGATCGCCGCTGGCATTTCCCAGGGGAGGTCAACGTCACTGAAGCGGGATTTTAAG ATCTTCGAGTACTTccgcagagacacagagaagcggGACTTTGTTTCTGCAGGAGCTGCGGCCGGCGTTTCTGCGGCGTTTGGAGCCCCCGTGG GTGGAGTCTTGTTCAGCTTGGAGGAGGGCGCCTCCTTCTGGAACCAGTTCTTGACATGGAGAATA TTCTTTGCTTCCATGATTTCCACGTTCACTCTGAATTTTGTCCTGAGCATTTACCATGGAAACATATGGGATCTGTCCAGCCCAGGGCTCATCAATTTTGGAAGATTTGATACAGAG ACAATGGTGTATACAATCCACGAGATTCCCATCTTCATCGCCATGGGCGTGGTGG GTGGGATCCTTGGCGCCGTGTTCAATGCCTTGAACTACTGGCTGACAATGTTTCGAATCAG ATACATCCACCGGCCCTGCCTCCAGGTGATTGAGGCCATGCTGGTGGCTGCGGTCACGGCCACAGTCGCCTTCGTGCTGATTTACTCATCTCGGGACTGCCAGCCCCTGCAGGGGAGCTCCGTGTCCTACCCCCTCCAG CTCTTCTGTGCAGATGGCGAGTACAACTCCATGGCTGCAGCCTTCTTCAACACCCCAGAGAAGAGCGTGGTCAGCCTTTTCCACGACCCCCCAG GCTCCTACAACCCCATGACGCTTGGCCTCTTCACCCTGGTCTACTTCTTCCTGGCCTGCTGGACCTACGGGCTGACCGTGTCCGCCGGTGTCTTCATCCCGTCCCTGCTCATCGGGGCCGCCTGGGGCCGGCTCTTCGGCATTTCCCTGTCCTATCTCACAGGGGCCGCG ATCTGGGCAGACCCTGGCAAATACGCCCTGATGGGAGCAGCTGCCCAGCTAG GTGGGATCGTGAGGATGACCCTCAGCCTGACGGTCATCATGATGGAGGCCACCAGCAACGTGACCTACGGCTTCCCCATCATGCTTGTCCTGATGACTGCTAAGATCGTGGGGGACATCTTCATCGAG GGCCTGTACGACATGCACATCCAGCTGCAGAGTGTGCCCTTCCTGCACTGGGAGGCCCCCGTCacctctcactcactcactgccAG GGAGGTGATGAGCACGCCGGTCACCTGCCTGCGGAGGAGGGAGAAAGTGGGCGTCATCGTGGACATACTCAGCGACACCACGTCCAATCACAATGGGTTCCCGGTGGTGGAATTAGCTGGTGACACACAG CTGGCCCGgctccagggcttgatcctgcgCTCCCAGCTGATCGTCCTCCTGAAGCACAAG GTGTTTGTGGAGCGCTCCAGCATGGGCCTGGTGCGGCGGCGGCTGAGGCTGAAGGACTTCCGGGACGCCTACCCACGCTTCCCGCCCATCCAGTCCATCCACGTGTCACAGGACGAGCGGGAGTGCACCATGGACCTGTCTGAGTTCATGAACCCCTCCCCATACACGGTGCCCCAG GACGCGTCCCTGCCACGGGTGTTCAAGCTGTTTCGGGCCCTGGGCCTCAGGCATCTGGTGGTGGTGGACAACTGCAACCAG GTGGTTGGACTGGTGACCAGGAAGGATCTAGCCAGGTACCGGCTCGGGAAGGGGGGCCTGGAGGAGCTCTCCCTGGCCCAGACGTGA
- the CLCN7 gene encoding H(+)/Cl(-) exchange transporter 7 isoform X1, whose protein sequence is MANVSKKVSWSGRDLDDDEAAPLLRRTARPGAPAGESAPLLNGAGPAAARQSPRSALFRIGQMSNVELDDELLDPEMDPPHPFPKEIPHNEKLLSLKYESLDYDNSENQLFLEEERRINHTAFRTVEMKRWVICAMIGILTGLVACFIDIVVENVAGLKYKIVKDNIDKFTERGGLSFSLLLWATLNSAFVLVGSAIVAFVEPVAAGSGIPQIKCFLNGVKIPHVVRLKTLVIKVSGVILSVVGGLAVGKEGPMIHSGSVIAAGISQGRSTSLKRDFKIFEYFRRDTEKRDFVSAGAAAGVSAAFGAPVGGVLFSLEEGASFWNQFLTWRIFFASMISTFTLNFVLSIYHGNIWDLSSPGLINFGRFDTETMVYTIHEIPIFIAMGVVGGILGAVFNALNYWLTMFRIRYIHRPCLQVIEAMLVAAVTATVAFVLIYSSRDCQPLQGSSVSYPLQLFCADGEYNSMAAAFFNTPEKSVVSLFHDPPGSYNPMTLGLFTLVYFFLACWTYGLTVSAGVFIPSLLIGAAWGRLFGISLSYLTGAAIWADPGKYALMGAAAQLGGIVRMTLSLTVIMMEATSNVTYGFPIMLVLMTAKIVGDIFIEGLYDMHIQLQSVPFLHWEAPVTSHSLTAREVMSTPVTCLRRREKVGVIVDILSDTTSNHNGFPVVELAGDTQLARLQGLILRSQLIVLLKHKVFVERSSMGLVRRRLRLKDFRDAYPRFPPIQSIHVSQDERECTMDLSEFMNPSPYTVPQDASLPRVFKLFRALGLRHLVVVDNCNQVVGLVTRKDLARYRLGKGGLEELSLAQT, encoded by the exons GAGATGGACCCCCCTCATCCCTTCCCCAAGGAGATCCCGCACAACGAGAAGCTCCTGTCCCTCAAGTACGAG AGCTTGGACTACGACAACAGTGAGAATCAGCTgttcctggaggaggagaggcgCATCAACCACACA GCCTTCCGGACGGTGGAGATGAAGCGCTGGGTCATCTGTGCCATGATCGGGATCCTCACAGGCCTCGTGGCCTGCTTCATCGACATCGTGGTGGAGAACGTGGCCGGCCTGAAGTACAAGATCGTCAAGGACA ATATCGACAAGTTCACGGAAAGGGGTgggctctccttctcccttttgctGTGGGCCACACTGAACTCTGCGTTCGTGCTCGTGGGCTCTGCGATCGTCGCCTTTGTGGAG cCGGTCGCCGCTGGCAGCGGGATCCCACAGATCAAGTGCTTCCTCAACGGGGTGAAGATCCCCCATGTGGTTCGGCTCAAG ACCCTCGTCATCAAAGTGTCCGGCGTGATCCTGTCCGTGGTGGGCGGATTGGCAGTGGGGAAG GAGGGGCCAATGATTCACTCGGGCTCCGTGATCGCCGCTGGCATTTCCCAGGGGAGGTCAACGTCACTGAAGCGGGATTTTAAG ATCTTCGAGTACTTccgcagagacacagagaagcggGACTTTGTTTCTGCAGGAGCTGCGGCCGGCGTTTCTGCGGCGTTTGGAGCCCCCGTGG GTGGAGTCTTGTTCAGCTTGGAGGAGGGCGCCTCCTTCTGGAACCAGTTCTTGACATGGAGAATA TTCTTTGCTTCCATGATTTCCACGTTCACTCTGAATTTTGTCCTGAGCATTTACCATGGAAACATATGGGATCTGTCCAGCCCAGGGCTCATCAATTTTGGAAGATTTGATACAGAG ACAATGGTGTATACAATCCACGAGATTCCCATCTTCATCGCCATGGGCGTGGTGG GTGGGATCCTTGGCGCCGTGTTCAATGCCTTGAACTACTGGCTGACAATGTTTCGAATCAG ATACATCCACCGGCCCTGCCTCCAGGTGATTGAGGCCATGCTGGTGGCTGCGGTCACGGCCACAGTCGCCTTCGTGCTGATTTACTCATCTCGGGACTGCCAGCCCCTGCAGGGGAGCTCCGTGTCCTACCCCCTCCAG CTCTTCTGTGCAGATGGCGAGTACAACTCCATGGCTGCAGCCTTCTTCAACACCCCAGAGAAGAGCGTGGTCAGCCTTTTCCACGACCCCCCAG GCTCCTACAACCCCATGACGCTTGGCCTCTTCACCCTGGTCTACTTCTTCCTGGCCTGCTGGACCTACGGGCTGACCGTGTCCGCCGGTGTCTTCATCCCGTCCCTGCTCATCGGGGCCGCCTGGGGCCGGCTCTTCGGCATTTCCCTGTCCTATCTCACAGGGGCCGCG ATCTGGGCAGACCCTGGCAAATACGCCCTGATGGGAGCAGCTGCCCAGCTAG GTGGGATCGTGAGGATGACCCTCAGCCTGACGGTCATCATGATGGAGGCCACCAGCAACGTGACCTACGGCTTCCCCATCATGCTTGTCCTGATGACTGCTAAGATCGTGGGGGACATCTTCATCGAG GGCCTGTACGACATGCACATCCAGCTGCAGAGTGTGCCCTTCCTGCACTGGGAGGCCCCCGTCacctctcactcactcactgccAG GGAGGTGATGAGCACGCCGGTCACCTGCCTGCGGAGGAGGGAGAAAGTGGGCGTCATCGTGGACATACTCAGCGACACCACGTCCAATCACAATGGGTTCCCGGTGGTGGAATTAGCTGGTGACACACAG CTGGCCCGgctccagggcttgatcctgcgCTCCCAGCTGATCGTCCTCCTGAAGCACAAG GTGTTTGTGGAGCGCTCCAGCATGGGCCTGGTGCGGCGGCGGCTGAGGCTGAAGGACTTCCGGGACGCCTACCCACGCTTCCCGCCCATCCAGTCCATCCACGTGTCACAGGACGAGCGGGAGTGCACCATGGACCTGTCTGAGTTCATGAACCCCTCCCCATACACGGTGCCCCAG GACGCGTCCCTGCCACGGGTGTTCAAGCTGTTTCGGGCCCTGGGCCTCAGGCATCTGGTGGTGGTGGACAACTGCAACCAG GTGGTTGGACTGGTGACCAGGAAGGATCTAGCCAGGTACCGGCTCGGGAAGGGGGGCCTGGAGGAGCTCTCCCTGGCCCAGACGTGA